A window of Streptomyces sp. SAI-127 contains these coding sequences:
- a CDS encoding pectinesterase family protein, translating to MSETRSKARHRRRKTALAVGLPLALSAAGVLGYGALPGAQSRASAATTAAPAWVTATADGFASVNALGQNGTYGGRDGQIVTVKTLADLEKYATASEPYVIVVAATITMDPVGKEIKVQSNKTIVGSGTSGQIVGGGFFLGSGVHNVIIRNLTIRDAYQGVWNDKEHDFDAIQMDGAHHVWIDHNDLRHMADGLIDVRKDSTYVTVSWNKLSQDNKAFGIGWTENVVTDITIHHNWIRETEQRNPSTDNAAHAHLYNNFLEDAAGTDINSSYGNYSRGATRMVLENSYFQGFKNPVIKDSTASIVQKGNTFVGTSGRNESGGTAFDPKTYYAYTLDKTADVPALLKSGVGPRSSIGTTATASTKAAAATTLTVAKDGSGQFSTVQAAVNAVPANNPSRVVISVKPGTYRELVKVPSNKPHVTIQGSGGSRNDTVIVYNNASGTPKPDGSGTYGTGGSATVAVEADDFQARNLTISNDFDEASHQDIANQAVALRTAADKVFLDGVIVSGDQDTLLVDTAAKDKLGRVYMTNSYVIGNVDFIFGRATAVIDKSVITLKKRWNGTSAGYVTAPSTAAGRKGILIANSTVNGDVSSASFYLGRPWHAGGDASLDPQTTVRNTSLSAAIKSTPWTDMSGFSWKDDRFAEYKNSGAGSGAASSNRPQLTDAQAAGQEVADWLGDWTPSSS from the coding sequence ATGAGTGAGACACGCAGCAAGGCCCGCCACCGCAGAAGGAAGACGGCCCTGGCGGTCGGTCTCCCGCTGGCTCTGAGCGCCGCCGGAGTCCTGGGCTACGGCGCCCTGCCCGGCGCCCAGAGCCGGGCGTCCGCCGCCACCACCGCCGCTCCGGCCTGGGTCACCGCCACCGCGGACGGCTTCGCCTCGGTCAACGCGCTCGGCCAGAACGGGACCTACGGCGGCCGGGACGGCCAGATCGTCACCGTGAAGACGCTCGCCGACCTGGAGAAGTACGCGACGGCGAGCGAGCCGTACGTCATCGTCGTCGCCGCGACCATCACCATGGACCCGGTCGGGAAAGAGATCAAGGTCCAGAGCAACAAGACCATCGTCGGGTCCGGGACCTCCGGGCAGATCGTCGGCGGCGGCTTCTTCCTCGGCTCCGGCGTGCACAACGTGATCATCCGCAACCTCACGATCCGGGACGCCTACCAGGGCGTGTGGAACGACAAGGAACACGACTTCGACGCCATCCAGATGGACGGCGCCCACCACGTGTGGATCGACCACAACGACCTGCGGCACATGGCCGACGGACTCATCGACGTCCGCAAGGACAGTACCTATGTGACGGTCTCCTGGAACAAACTCAGCCAGGACAACAAGGCGTTCGGCATCGGCTGGACGGAGAACGTCGTCACCGACATCACCATCCACCACAACTGGATCCGCGAGACCGAGCAGCGGAACCCCTCCACGGACAACGCGGCCCACGCGCACCTCTACAACAACTTCCTGGAGGACGCGGCCGGGACGGACATCAACTCCTCCTACGGCAACTACTCGCGCGGCGCGACCAGGATGGTCCTGGAGAACTCCTACTTCCAGGGCTTCAAGAACCCCGTCATCAAGGACAGCACCGCGAGCATCGTCCAGAAGGGCAACACCTTCGTGGGGACGAGCGGGCGCAACGAGAGCGGGGGCACGGCCTTCGACCCGAAGACGTACTACGCCTACACGCTCGACAAGACGGCCGACGTACCGGCGCTTCTCAAGTCCGGTGTGGGGCCGCGCAGTTCGATCGGTACGACGGCGACCGCGTCGACGAAGGCCGCCGCCGCGACCACGCTCACCGTCGCCAAGGACGGCAGCGGGCAGTTCTCGACCGTGCAGGCCGCGGTGAACGCCGTACCGGCGAACAACCCCTCGCGCGTGGTGATCTCGGTGAAGCCGGGGACCTACCGCGAGCTGGTCAAGGTGCCGTCCAACAAACCGCACGTCACCATCCAGGGGTCGGGCGGCAGCCGTAACGACACGGTGATCGTCTACAACAACGCGTCCGGCACCCCCAAGCCCGACGGCTCGGGCACCTACGGCACCGGCGGCAGCGCCACCGTCGCCGTCGAGGCCGACGACTTCCAGGCCCGCAACCTGACGATCTCCAACGACTTCGACGAGGCCAGTCACCAGGACATCGCCAACCAGGCGGTCGCCCTGCGCACCGCCGCCGACAAGGTGTTCCTCGACGGGGTCATCGTCAGCGGCGACCAGGACACGCTCCTCGTGGACACCGCGGCCAAGGACAAGCTGGGCCGGGTCTACATGACCAACTCCTACGTCATCGGCAACGTCGACTTCATCTTCGGGCGGGCCACCGCGGTGATCGACAAGTCCGTCATCACGCTGAAGAAGCGCTGGAACGGCACCTCGGCCGGTTATGTCACCGCGCCCAGCACCGCCGCGGGCCGCAAGGGCATCCTCATCGCCAACTCGACGGTGAACGGGGACGTCTCCTCCGCGAGCTTCTACCTGGGCCGCCCCTGGCACGCCGGCGGTGACGCGAGCCTCGACCCGCAGACCACGGTCCGCAACACGTCGTTGAGCGCCGCGATCAAGTCCACGCCGTGGACCGACATGAGCGGCTTCTCCTGGAAGGACGACCGGTTCGCGGAGTACAAGAACTCCGGTGCCGGCTCGGGTGCGGCGAGCAGCAACCGGCC